One Kitasatospora sp. NBC_01287 DNA window includes the following coding sequences:
- a CDS encoding LuxR C-terminal-related transcriptional regulator encodes MTGVTAGRLVPDDEARALYLALLRAGGMFRVEDLRPDEQPLLEQLRSAGLVSLVADTLWTVVSPRAAAERLRDDLRTIGLDLFDQARALPAALADLAESYDRSPRPPVGAGTIQQSDTNTRIQARLEQLLMEADREILAMQPGGARPAHALPMMRRQANMITARGIQLRTIYQPGARTDPGTARYAAFATRLGQQVRVLDEPFRRVLVYDRRVAVLGGYTDQRIAAFIEDPVLVELVVHSFERDWARAERVRWGQPEAAGDGQLVALLARGLTQRGIATRLGLSERTVAAQISRLRERYDVRTLFQLGWQIRDGADE; translated from the coding sequence GTGACGGGGGTGACAGCCGGGCGGTTGGTGCCGGATGACGAGGCCAGGGCGCTGTACCTGGCGCTGCTGCGGGCCGGCGGCATGTTCCGCGTCGAGGATCTGCGCCCGGATGAGCAGCCGTTGCTGGAGCAACTGCGCTCGGCCGGGCTGGTGTCGTTGGTCGCGGACACGCTGTGGACGGTGGTGAGTCCGCGGGCGGCCGCCGAGCGACTCCGTGACGATCTGCGGACCATCGGTCTGGACCTGTTCGACCAGGCCCGCGCGCTACCCGCGGCGCTGGCCGACCTGGCCGAGTCCTACGACCGCTCGCCCCGGCCGCCGGTCGGCGCCGGCACCATCCAGCAGTCGGACACGAATACGCGGATCCAGGCGCGGCTGGAGCAGCTCCTCATGGAGGCCGACCGTGAGATCCTCGCCATGCAGCCGGGCGGGGCCCGACCGGCCCACGCCCTGCCGATGATGCGCAGGCAGGCGAACATGATCACGGCCCGCGGCATCCAGCTGCGCACCATCTATCAGCCCGGGGCCAGGACGGACCCTGGCACCGCCCGGTACGCCGCCTTCGCGACCCGGCTGGGGCAGCAGGTCCGGGTGTTGGACGAGCCGTTCCGTCGGGTGCTGGTCTACGACCGCCGGGTGGCGGTGCTCGGTGGGTACACTGATCAGCGGATCGCGGCTTTCATCGAGGATCCGGTGCTGGTGGAGCTGGTGGTGCACAGCTTCGAGCGGGACTGGGCGCGGGCGGAGCGGGTGCGCTGGGGTCAGCCCGAGGCGGCCGGTGACGGCCAGTTGGTGGCCTTGCTGGCGCGGGGGTTGACGCAGCGGGGGATCGCGACGCGGCTGGGGCTGAGCGAGCGCACGGTGGCGGCTCAGATCTCGCGGCTGAGGGAGCGCTACGACGTGCGGACACTCTTCCAACTCGGTTGGCAGATCAGGGATGGCGCGGATGAGTGA
- a CDS encoding helix-turn-helix domain-containing protein, protein MAVGPVVPDERARALYLRLLGAGGLFRLSDLTVEDREVAERLRAAGLVLKQQDALFWTVVNPRTAVARLSAGLRVAGHELLARADEPVPVFEELAAAYDRMPRASRGTVAHLDDLAQIQQRLDQLGQGCRREIMLAQPGKRSTFVAEHAKSAARDLKERGVRMRVLYQPPARLDPEHRDYAACATRLGFRLRILDEPFRRALIFDREMAVVSAVEGHWTATFIEDPVLVEVVVAGFERDWARAERVRWEEPVAAESDGPLVALLARGLTQRAIATRLGLSERTVAAQISRLRERHDARTLFQLGWQMRDGG, encoded by the coding sequence ATGGCGGTCGGGCCGGTGGTGCCGGACGAGCGGGCGCGGGCGCTGTACCTGCGGTTGCTGGGCGCGGGCGGGCTGTTCCGGCTGAGTGATCTCACGGTCGAAGACCGTGAGGTGGCCGAGCGGTTGAGGGCAGCGGGTCTGGTGCTGAAGCAGCAGGACGCGCTCTTCTGGACGGTGGTCAATCCCCGCACGGCGGTTGCTCGGCTCAGCGCCGGACTGCGGGTGGCGGGGCACGAGTTGCTGGCGCGCGCGGACGAGCCGGTGCCGGTGTTCGAGGAGCTGGCCGCGGCCTACGACCGGATGCCCCGGGCGAGCCGCGGCACGGTCGCGCACCTCGACGACCTGGCGCAGATCCAGCAACGCCTGGACCAGCTGGGTCAGGGCTGCCGACGCGAGATCATGCTCGCGCAGCCGGGGAAGCGGAGCACGTTCGTCGCGGAGCACGCCAAGTCCGCCGCCCGTGATCTCAAGGAGCGCGGCGTTCGGATGCGGGTGCTCTACCAGCCGCCCGCCCGGCTGGACCCGGAGCACCGCGACTACGCCGCTTGCGCGACCCGGCTCGGTTTCCGGCTGCGGATCCTGGACGAGCCGTTCCGGCGAGCACTGATCTTCGATCGGGAAATGGCCGTCGTCTCCGCGGTGGAGGGCCACTGGACGGCGACCTTCATCGAGGATCCGGTGCTGGTCGAGGTCGTGGTGGCGGGCTTCGAGCGGGACTGGGCGCGGGCCGAGCGGGTGCGCTGGGAGGAGCCGGTCGCGGCGGAGTCCGACGGTCCGCTGGTGGCGCTGCTGGCCCGGGGGTTGACGCAGCGGGCGATCGCGACCCGACTGGGGCTGAGTGAGCGGACGGTGGCCGCGCAGATCTCCCGGCTGCGGGAGAGGCATGACGCGCGGACGCTGTTCCAGCTGGGGTGGCAGATGCGGGACGGCGGATGA
- a CDS encoding helix-turn-helix domain-containing protein, with amino-acid sequence MTPPEAAEAMAEAMAVGPVVPDERARALYLRLLGAGGLFRLSDLTVGDREVAERLRVAGLVLKQQDALFWTVVNPRAAVARLSAGLRVAGHELLARADEPVPVFEELAAAYDRVPRAGRGMIVHLDDLAQIQQRMDQLGLEAEREILAAQPEVRRTPEVAEEAKETARELTARGVRMRVLYQPEARHDPVITDYATEVSRIGFRLRILREDFRRMVVFDGEVAVVPGSEGAGTATFIEDPFLVGVLVAGFERDWARAERVRWEEPVAAESDGPLVALLARGLTQRAIATRLGLSERTVAAQISRLRERHDARTLFQLGWQMWDGG; translated from the coding sequence GTGACGCCACCGGAGGCGGCGGAGGCGATGGCGGAGGCGATGGCGGTCGGGCCGGTGGTGCCGGACGAGCGGGCGCGGGCGCTGTACCTGCGGTTGCTGGGCGCGGGCGGGCTGTTCCGGCTGAGTGATCTCACGGTCGGGGACCGTGAGGTGGCCGAGCGGTTGAGGGTGGCGGGTCTGGTGCTGAAGCAGCAGGACGCGCTCTTCTGGACGGTGGTCAATCCGCGCGCGGCGGTTGCTCGGCTCAGCGCCGGACTGCGGGTGGCGGGGCACGAGTTGCTGGCGCGCGCGGACGAGCCGGTGCCGGTGTTCGAGGAGCTGGCCGCGGCCTACGACCGGGTTCCCCGGGCGGGGCGCGGCATGATCGTGCACCTCGACGACCTGGCGCAGATCCAGCAGCGCATGGACCAGTTGGGACTCGAGGCCGAGCGGGAGATCCTGGCCGCACAGCCAGAGGTCCGGCGCACCCCGGAGGTCGCGGAGGAGGCCAAGGAGACCGCCCGCGAGCTGACCGCGCGAGGGGTCCGGATGCGCGTCCTGTACCAGCCCGAGGCCCGGCACGATCCGGTGATCACGGACTACGCGACCGAGGTCAGCCGGATCGGGTTCCGACTGCGGATCCTGCGCGAGGACTTCCGGCGCATGGTGGTCTTCGACGGCGAGGTCGCCGTCGTCCCCGGCAGCGAGGGGGCCGGGACGGCGACGTTCATCGAGGACCCGTTCCTCGTCGGTGTCCTGGTGGCGGGCTTCGAGCGGGACTGGGCGCGGGCCGAGCGGGTGCGCTGGGAGGAGCCGGTCGCGGCGGAGTCCGACGGTCCGCTGGTGGCGCTGCTGGCCCGGGGGTTGACGCAGCGGGCGATCGCGACCCGGCTCGGGCTGAGTGAGCGGACGGTGGCCGCGCAGATCTCCCGGCTGCGGGAGAGGCATGACGCGCGGACGCTGTTCCAGCTGGGGTGGCAGATGTGGGACGGCGGATGA